A region of Chloracidobacterium sp. DNA encodes the following proteins:
- a CDS encoding NAD(P)H-quinone oxidoreductase, with the protein MKAVYITQFGGLENLEIREVPDPPSPKANQVRVRVRAAGLNRADLLQVRGAYPPPPGYSPNIPGLEYAGEVAAIGDDVKTWSVGDRVFGIAAGEAQAEFLLTDQSLLAPIHADLGFAEVAAVPEAFITAHDAIFTLGDLKQSETLLIHAVGSGVGLAALQLAKAKGSFVIGTSRTSDKLDQCRKFGLDEAIATGEKIDFAENVKELTNGKGVDVILDLVGAAYFQQNLASMAVKGRLVLVGLTSGAKAEFNLGMALQKRLRIIGTVLRSRTSEEKAEAVTKFADEVIPLFENGSVKPNLDRVYSFVEVQEAYKYLESNRSFGKVVLEF; encoded by the coding sequence ATGAAGGCAGTTTATATTACGCAATTTGGCGGATTGGAGAATCTAGAGATCCGCGAGGTGCCCGATCCTCCTTCACCAAAAGCAAATCAGGTCCGCGTCCGCGTTCGTGCGGCTGGATTGAATCGGGCAGATCTACTGCAGGTTCGCGGTGCTTATCCTCCGCCACCTGGTTATTCGCCAAACATTCCGGGTCTTGAGTATGCCGGAGAAGTTGCCGCCATCGGCGATGACGTAAAAACATGGTCGGTCGGTGATCGCGTTTTTGGAATTGCTGCTGGCGAAGCACAGGCAGAGTTTTTACTAACAGATCAGAGTTTGTTGGCTCCCATTCACGCTGATCTGGGTTTTGCCGAAGTCGCTGCCGTCCCCGAAGCGTTTATTACAGCGCACGATGCTATCTTTACGCTTGGCGATCTCAAACAAAGCGAAACCTTGCTCATTCACGCAGTTGGTTCCGGCGTCGGCCTCGCGGCGTTACAGCTTGCAAAGGCAAAAGGCTCTTTTGTGATCGGTACTTCGCGCACTTCGGATAAGCTGGATCAGTGTCGCAAATTTGGTCTTGATGAGGCGATAGCAACAGGCGAGAAAATAGATTTTGCCGAAAATGTTAAAGAACTGACCAATGGCAAAGGCGTCGATGTAATACTTGACCTGGTCGGCGCAGCATATTTTCAGCAGAATTTGGCGAGTATGGCCGTAAAAGGCCGATTGGTGTTGGTTGGCCTGACATCGGGAGCAAAGGCTGAGTTCAATCTCGGTATGGCTTTGCAAAAGCGCCTGAGAATTATCGGAACGGTGCTTCGGTCCCGCACCAGCGAAGAAAAGGCTGAAGCGGTAACTAAGTTTGCTGATGAGGTCATCCCGTTGTTTGAAAATGGCTCGGTAAAACCTAATTTAGATCGCGTCTATTCTTTTGTGGAAGTTCAAGAGGCATACAAGTATCTAGAGTCTAACAGGAGCTTTGGCAAAGTCGTGCTTGAATTTTAG
- a CDS encoding TolC family protein encodes MHRHLYIFVFLVFAVTATQPLAQAPSPTSVVDAQNVAPEDIRGVPAIAVDYRSNIRTLPDLGRVGVDMTDQKSLTLNEALALALENNLDIEVTRKNVRIAKYDLDGARGVFQPRLAGQSYYESSALPNINFFSPTTRLTNGDSFIGNSGIQAYIPKFGTSYSVTMNNQRFTTDNPLTVISPQYNSSLSFNLTQPLFRGRKFDQGRRAIEIAKRNISLTDTQFKQRSIEVVANVQRAYWDLTYALRNLQVQRDSVRDAKSQLEHNRRLVDEGQLAPIDIVAAETQVANFEQAVYDALNGVNLAENSLKNLISPDRNNPIWSESLTPVDPVELSVPITTLTEAIDTAIQNRPELEINKTQKEINAIDQRFFREQKKPQIDLIASYSSSGVGGSLNPNSSNPLLRGCAEDPTTPECVAAAQALQALLQNVGGGGTAVSDIFRNKYPTYRVGLQFNIPLFGDKSSRAQYGRSLVEGERLETQREQAEQTIQVEVRNALQAIRTSEGRLRAAAVARENTAKQYESEQRKLDSGQSDIYKVLERQTALAAAKSNELKARTDLNKAIADLQRATGNSLRANNIEPKLEK; translated from the coding sequence ATGCACCGGCATTTATATATTTTTGTATTTTTAGTGTTCGCCGTGACGGCAACGCAGCCCTTGGCCCAAGCCCCGTCACCAACTTCCGTCGTCGACGCTCAAAACGTTGCCCCCGAAGATATTAGAGGTGTTCCTGCGATCGCTGTTGACTACCGCTCTAACATCCGAACCCTGCCGGATTTAGGCCGTGTCGGCGTGGACATGACCGACCAAAAATCGCTCACCTTAAATGAGGCACTGGCACTCGCTTTAGAAAACAATCTCGATATCGAAGTAACGCGGAAGAATGTTCGTATCGCCAAATATGATCTCGATGGAGCCCGCGGCGTTTTTCAGCCCAGGCTCGCCGGGCAATCATATTATGAGAGCTCTGCATTGCCAAATATCAACTTTTTCTCGCCGACGACGAGATTGACTAACGGCGATTCGTTCATCGGAAACTCCGGAATACAAGCATATATCCCCAAATTCGGAACGTCTTACAGCGTCACGATGAATAATCAGCGGTTTACAACTGATAATCCACTTACGGTTATCAGCCCCCAATACAACTCAAGCCTTTCATTCAATCTCACACAGCCATTGTTTCGCGGACGAAAATTCGATCAAGGGCGTCGGGCAATAGAGATTGCGAAGCGAAATATTTCGTTGACCGACACGCAATTCAAGCAGCGTTCTATCGAGGTGGTCGCAAATGTACAGCGGGCATATTGGGACCTGACATACGCACTTCGGAATCTACAGGTACAGCGTGACTCCGTGCGGGACGCAAAGAGCCAACTCGAACATAACCGTAGGCTGGTCGATGAGGGCCAATTGGCTCCGATCGACATCGTCGCGGCGGAGACGCAGGTTGCGAATTTTGAACAGGCTGTTTACGACGCTCTGAACGGCGTCAACCTAGCCGAAAACAGTCTTAAGAACCTGATCTCACCAGATCGTAACAACCCCATCTGGAGCGAATCGCTCACTCCGGTCGATCCTGTCGAACTATCAGTGCCTATCACGACATTAACCGAAGCTATCGATACGGCTATACAAAACCGGCCTGAGTTAGAGATAAACAAGACTCAAAAAGAGATTAACGCGATCGATCAGCGATTTTTCCGCGAACAGAAAAAGCCGCAGATCGACCTTATCGCAAGCTACTCGTCGAGCGGTGTCGGCGGCAGCCTTAACCCAAATTCTTCTAATCCCTTGCTTCGTGGTTGTGCTGAGGACCCGACGACGCCGGAATGCGTTGCGGCCGCACAGGCGCTTCAGGCGTTGCTCCAAAATGTGGGGGGCGGCGGAACGGCGGTCTCTGATATATTTAGGAACAAATATCCGACCTACCGTGTCGGGCTGCAATTTAACATCCCGCTCTTTGGCGACAAATCTTCGCGTGCACAATACGGAAGGTCGCTCGTCGAGGGTGAACGCCTTGAAACGCAGCGTGAGCAGGCCGAGCAAACCATACAAGTCGAGGTGCGAAATGCCCTGCAGGCGATCAGAACAAGCGAAGGGCGTCTAAGAGCTGCTGCCGTGGCCCGCGAAAATACAGCCAAGCAATACGAATCAGAACAGCGTAAGCTCGACTCAGGACAGTCCGACATTTACAAAGTTCTCGAACGCCAGACAGCACTTGCCGCTGCAAAAAGCAATGAGCTAAAAGCCCGGACCGATTTGAATAAAGCTATTGCCGATCTTCAGCGGGCAACCGGTAACTCACTGAGAGCAAACAATATCGAGCCTAAATTGGAAAAATGA